A DNA window from Tachysurus vachellii isolate PV-2020 chromosome 20, HZAU_Pvac_v1, whole genome shotgun sequence contains the following coding sequences:
- the ankrd34ba gene encoding ankyrin repeat domain-containing protein 34B → MNSVQSVHTDSNSLLKAVYLGRLRLTRLLLEGGAYVNESNEKGETPLMIACKSRYSDTQGVPKAKMVGYLLESGADPNIQDKSGKTSLMHACLEQAGPEVVSLLLDNGADPCLEDHVGSSALIHAINSSDEETLKLLMDAFKAKGKEVIIITTDRLVCGSQVAKQYLKIPSLDQWDKSHSSSIPCASPSEIHLSTSPQETFSSGLSEQMFSFQDLQTMTCSQTTIPSNQPPLVNRRLNKLHHLQRLHSEPWLKIPQSFLSEQHVKGNSQMEKLPDITPEEECAFSIDRRLPFNPQVSTDIKKTTSQSQLHENNTSNRGNLRADGAMPRNMSFNGLSSLYSLSHPDLHSDNSEFLSSENDSEKLLPNLAVSSLINIIQRRKLGMDHYSSDSQLSVSGNFPAEGKKQLDSRQLPTSRSSTLISTQESIESTLLGNIHKRHPTNLERRGSGALLTDLPFNPRPGFLPPLSHHASIQQTSGASSSSNKPTCGLVTGMKQYLPSAPAGLPKDLKTRRFLMRRHSMQPEQIKQLGDFKEIFG, encoded by the coding sequence ATGAACAGTGTGCAGAGCgttcacacagacagtaactctCTGCTCAAAGCAGTCTATTTGGGTCGTCTCCGCCTGACACGCCTCCTTCTAGAGGGCGGAGCTTACGTAAATGAGAGCAATGAGAAGGGTGAGACACCCCTGATGATTGCCTGTAAAAGCAGATACTCTGACACCCAGGGGGTTCCAAAGGCAAAGATGGTGGGATATCTTCTAGAGAGTGGTGCTGATCCAAACATACAGGACAAAAGTGGCAAGACTTCTCTGATGCATGCCTGCCTTGAGCAAGCAGGACCTGAAGTTGTGTCCCTACTCCTGGATAATGGGGCAGATCCCTGTCTGGAGGACCATGTAGGCTCCTCTGCTCTGATCCATGCCATTAATTCCAGTGATGAGGAAACACTGAAACTGCTAATGGATGCTTTCAAGGCCAAAGGTAAAGaggtcatcatcatcaccacagaCAGACTTGTCTGCGGAAGTCAAGTGGCCAAACAGTATCTTAAAATTCCTTCACTAGACCAGTGGGATAAGTCTCATTCCTCCTCGATACCATGTGCTTCTCCTTCTGAGATTCACCTCAGTACATCACCTCAGGAGACATTTTCCTCCGGCCTCTCAGAGCAAATGTTCTCTTTCCAGGACCTGCAGACTATGACCTGCTCTCAGACAACCATTCCCTCTAACCAGCCACCTTTGGTAAACAGGAGACTGAACAAACTCCACCATCTGCAGAGACTACACTCAGAACCATGGCTGAAGATCCCTCAGTCCTTTCTATCAGAACAACATGTCAAAGGTAACTCTCAAATGGAAAAACTGCCTGACATAACACCTGAAGAAGAATGTGCTTTCAGCATTGACAGACGGCTGCCTTTTAATCCTCAGGTCAGcactgacataaaaaaaacaactagtcAGTCTCAGCTTCATGAAAACAACACAAGCAATCGTGGAAATCTAAGAGCAGATGGAGCAATGCCTCGCAACATGTCCTTCAATGGTTTATCTTCACTGTACTCGCTCTCCCACCCAGATCTTCACTCCGACAACAGTGAATTCTTATCATCAGAGAATGACTCCGAAAAGTTACTCCCTAACCTGGCAGTGTCCAGTCTAATCAACATTATCCAGCGTCGAAAGCTTGGAATGGATCACTATAGCTCTGATTCACAGCTTTCAGTGTCAGGCAACTTCCCAGCAGAAGGTAAAAAACAGCTTGACAGCAGGCAACTTCCGACTTCACGATCATCCACTTTGATAAGCACGCAGGAGTCAATTGAGAGCACTTTACTGGGAAATATACACAAGAGACACCCAACCAATCTAGAAAGGAGGGGATCAGGGGCTCTTCTCACAGATCTACCTTTCAACCCTCGACCAGGTTTTCTACCACCACTGAGCCATCATGCTTCAATCCAACAAACTTCTGGAGCAAGCAGCTCCAGCAACAAGCCAACATGTGGCTTGGTGACAGGAATGAAGCAGTATCTCCCATCAGCTCCTGCTGGATTACCAAAGGATCTCAAGACCAGAAGATTTCTGATGAGAAGGCACTCCATGCAGCCCGAACAAATTAAACAGCTAGGTGACTTTAAGGAGATCTTCGgttaa